One Streptomyces sp. NBC_00102 DNA segment encodes these proteins:
- a CDS encoding inositol-3-phosphate synthase has translation MGSVRVAIVGVGNCAASLVQGVEFYKDADPAGKVPGLMHVQFGEYHVGDVEFVAAFDVDAKKVGLDLADAIGASENNTIKIADVPTTGVTVQRGHTHDGLGKYYRQTIEESAEAPVDIVQVLKDKQVDVLVCYLPVGSEVAAKFYAQAAIDAKVAFVNALPVFIAGTKEWADKFTEAGVPIVGDDIKSQVGATITHRVMAKLFEDRGVVLDRTMQLNVGGNMDFKNMLERERLESKKISKTQAVTSQIRDRELGADNVHIGPSDYVAWLDDRKWAYVRLEGRAFGDVPLNLEYKLEVWDSPNSAGVIIDAVRAAKIAKDRGIGGPILSASSYFMKSPPVQYFDDEARENVEKFIAGEVER, from the coding sequence ATGGGTTCGGTTCGCGTAGCCATCGTCGGCGTGGGCAACTGCGCCGCCTCGCTGGTGCAGGGCGTCGAGTTCTACAAGGACGCCGATCCGGCCGGCAAGGTGCCCGGTCTGATGCACGTCCAGTTCGGCGAGTACCACGTCGGCGACGTGGAGTTCGTCGCCGCCTTCGACGTCGACGCGAAGAAGGTCGGCCTCGACCTCGCGGACGCCATCGGTGCCAGCGAGAACAACACCATCAAGATCGCGGACGTGCCCACCACCGGCGTCACCGTCCAGCGCGGCCACACCCACGACGGTCTGGGCAAGTACTACCGCCAGACGATCGAGGAGTCCGCCGAGGCCCCCGTGGACATCGTCCAGGTCCTCAAGGACAAGCAGGTCGACGTTCTCGTCTGCTACCTCCCCGTCGGCTCCGAGGTCGCGGCGAAGTTCTACGCCCAGGCCGCCATCGACGCCAAGGTCGCCTTCGTCAACGCCCTCCCGGTCTTCATCGCCGGCACCAAGGAGTGGGCGGACAAGTTCACCGAGGCCGGTGTCCCGATCGTCGGCGACGACATCAAGTCGCAGGTCGGCGCGACCATCACGCACCGCGTGATGGCGAAGCTCTTCGAGGACCGGGGCGTCGTCCTGGACCGCACGATGCAGCTGAACGTCGGCGGCAACATGGACTTCAAGAACATGCTCGAGCGTGAGCGCCTGGAGTCCAAGAAGATCTCGAAGACGCAGGCCGTCACCTCGCAGATCCGTGACCGCGAGCTCGGTGCCGACAACGTCCACATCGGTCCGTCGGACTACGTGGCGTGGCTGGACGACCGCAAGTGGGCGTACGTCCGCCTCGAGGGCCGCGCCTTCGGCGACGTCCCGCTGAACCTCGAGTACAAGCTCGAGGTGTGGGACTCCCCGAACTCGGCCGGTGTCATCATCGACGCCGTCCGCGCCGCGAAGATCGCCAAGGACCGGGGCATCGGTGGCCCGATCCTCTCCGCTTCCTCGTACTTCATGAAGTCCCCGCCGGTCCAGTACTTCGACGACGAGGCCCGCGAGAACGTCGAGAAGTTCATCGCCGGCGAGGTCGAGCGCTGA
- a CDS encoding MFS transporter — protein MAVARDLRILLRLRNFRRLLAVRLLSQSADGVYQVALAAHVVFSPERQASAGAIASAMAVLLLPYSLVGPFAGVLLDRWPRRQVFLHGNLLRAALACCTALLILGSVPEWLFYASALCVTAVNRFVLAGLSAALPRVVDTDRLVLANSLSPTAGTLAATAGGGLAFAVRLLADDSDAAVVLLGALLYLLSALVSLSLPRKLLGPDAQEGALRLRAAMGVTARGLVAGMRHLVDRKDAGRALIAMTVLRFCYGALTVMVLMLCRYSWSDDESEGLALLGLALGISGAGFFVAAVVTPWAVGRFGSYGWIVVCAGAAAVLEPALGLPFAFAPMMVAAFVLGVATQGSKIATDTVVQTSVADTYRGRVFSLYDVLFNVAFVSAAAVSALVLPADGRSAFVVAGVAVLYAVVAVTMFRWRRLSATTS, from the coding sequence ATGGCTGTCGCGCGTGATCTGCGCATACTTCTGCGCCTTCGGAACTTCCGTCGCCTCCTCGCCGTGCGGCTCCTCTCCCAATCGGCGGACGGCGTCTACCAGGTCGCACTGGCCGCGCACGTCGTCTTCTCGCCCGAGAGACAGGCTTCGGCAGGTGCCATCGCCTCCGCCATGGCGGTCCTGCTCCTCCCCTACTCGCTGGTCGGCCCGTTCGCCGGAGTGCTCCTCGACCGCTGGCCGCGCCGCCAGGTCTTCCTCCACGGGAACCTGCTCAGAGCCGCGCTCGCCTGCTGTACCGCGCTGCTCATCCTCGGCTCCGTACCCGAGTGGCTCTTCTACGCCTCGGCGCTCTGCGTCACGGCGGTCAACCGCTTCGTCCTCGCCGGGCTCTCCGCCGCGCTGCCGCGCGTCGTCGACACCGACCGGCTCGTGCTCGCCAACTCGCTCTCCCCGACCGCCGGTACGCTCGCGGCCACGGCCGGCGGCGGACTCGCCTTCGCCGTCCGTCTGCTGGCCGACGACTCCGACGCCGCGGTCGTACTGCTGGGTGCTCTGCTCTACCTTCTCTCGGCCCTGGTCTCCCTCTCCCTGCCCCGGAAGTTGCTGGGACCTGACGCCCAAGAGGGCGCGTTGCGCCTGCGAGCGGCGATGGGGGTGACCGCACGAGGGCTCGTCGCGGGGATGCGGCACCTGGTGGACCGCAAGGACGCCGGCCGAGCGCTGATCGCCATGACGGTCCTCCGCTTCTGCTACGGGGCTCTCACCGTCATGGTGCTCATGCTCTGCCGCTACTCATGGTCGGACGACGAGTCCGAGGGGCTGGCGCTGCTCGGGCTGGCGCTGGGGATTTCCGGGGCGGGGTTCTTCGTCGCCGCGGTCGTGACGCCGTGGGCCGTGGGCCGCTTCGGCTCGTACGGCTGGATCGTCGTCTGCGCGGGGGCGGCGGCCGTCCTGGAACCGGCCCTGGGGCTGCCGTTCGCCTTCGCACCGATGATGGTCGCGGCGTTCGTGCTCGGCGTGGCGACTCAGGGGTCCAAGATCGCGACGGACACGGTGGTGCAGACGTCGGTGGCCGACACGTACCGAGGTCGCGTCTTCTCCCTCTACGACGTGCTGTTCAACGTGGCGTTCGTGAGCGCGGCAGCCGTCTCCGCGCTCGTCCTGCCGGCCGACGGCCGGTCCGCCTTCGTGGTCGCCGGAGTGGCGGTCCTCTACGCCGTCGTCGCCGTGACGATGTTCCGATGGCGACGTCTCTCCGCCACCACCTCCTGA
- a CDS encoding CCA tRNA nucleotidyltransferase, translating to MPNANEDKSSALSRTEPRAAGELLRVSPVADDLARRFEEAGFALALVGGSVRDALLGRLGNDLDFTTDARPEDVLKIVRPWADSVWEIGIAFGTVGSQKDGYQVEITTYRSEAYDRTSRKPEVSYGDSIEDDLVRRDFTVNAMAVALPRKEFIDPHNGMKDLADRVLRTPGTPEASFSDDPLRMLRAARFAAQLDFEVAPEVVEAMTEMAERIEIVSAERVREELNKLLLSEHPRKGLGLLVDTGLARYVLPELPALRLESDEHHRHKDVYEHSLIVLEQAIDLEEDGPDLVLRLSALLHDIGKPRTRRFEKDGRVSFHHHEVVGAKMVKKRLTELKYSNDMVKDVSRLVELHLRFHGYGDGEWTDSAVRRYVRDAGPLLERLHKLTRSDCTTRNKRKANALSRTYDALEERIALLQEQEELDSIRPDLDGNAIMRILDVGPGPVIGQAYAFLLELRLENGPMGEDAAAAALTEWWRAQG from the coding sequence GTGCCGAACGCCAACGAAGACAAGTCCAGCGCCCTGAGCCGCACGGAGCCCCGTGCGGCCGGCGAACTGCTGCGGGTCTCCCCCGTCGCCGACGACCTCGCCCGCCGTTTCGAGGAAGCGGGCTTCGCTCTCGCCCTGGTCGGTGGTTCGGTCCGGGACGCGCTGCTCGGGCGGCTCGGGAACGACCTCGACTTCACCACCGACGCCCGCCCGGAGGACGTTCTCAAGATCGTCCGCCCCTGGGCCGACTCGGTCTGGGAGATCGGGATCGCGTTCGGCACGGTGGGCTCGCAGAAGGACGGCTATCAGGTCGAGATCACGACCTATCGCTCGGAGGCGTACGACCGGACCTCCCGGAAGCCCGAGGTCTCGTACGGAGACTCCATCGAGGACGATCTGGTCCGCCGGGACTTCACGGTCAACGCCATGGCCGTCGCGCTTCCGCGGAAGGAGTTCATCGACCCGCACAACGGGATGAAGGACCTCGCCGACAGGGTCCTGCGCACGCCCGGAACCCCGGAGGCGTCCTTCTCCGACGACCCGCTCCGCATGCTGCGGGCCGCGCGGTTCGCCGCCCAGCTCGACTTCGAGGTGGCTCCCGAGGTGGTCGAAGCCATGACGGAGATGGCCGAGCGCATCGAGATCGTCTCTGCGGAGCGGGTGAGGGAGGAGCTCAACAAGCTGCTTCTCTCCGAACACCCCCGGAAGGGACTGGGGCTGCTGGTCGATACGGGACTGGCCCGCTATGTGCTCCCCGAGCTCCCGGCGCTCCGACTGGAAAGTGACGAGCATCACCGTCACAAGGATGTCTACGAGCACTCCCTGATCGTCCTGGAGCAGGCGATCGACCTGGAGGAGGACGGCCCGGACCTCGTCCTGCGGCTGTCCGCGCTGCTCCACGACATCGGCAAGCCCCGGACCAGGCGCTTCGAGAAGGACGGCCGCGTCTCCTTCCACCACCACGAGGTGGTCGGCGCCAAGATGGTCAAGAAGCGTCTGACGGAGCTGAAGTACTCCAACGACATGGTCAAGGACGTCTCGCGGCTGGTGGAGCTCCACCTCCGCTTCCACGGCTACGGCGACGGTGAGTGGACCGATTCGGCCGTCCGCCGGTACGTGCGCGATGCGGGACCCCTGCTGGAGCGGCTCCACAAGCTCACTCGTTCGGACTGCACCACCAGGAACAAGCGCAAGGCGAACGCGCTCTCTCGGACGTACGACGCTCTGGAGGAGCGCATCGCCCTGCTCCAGGAGCAGGAGGAGCTGGACTCCATCCGTCCCGACCTGGACGGCAACGCGATCATGCGGATTCTCGATGTCGGCCCGGGGCCCGTCATCGGTCAGGCGTACGCGTTCCTGCTGGAGCTGCGACTGGAGAACGGTCCGATGGGCGAGGACGCCGCAGCCGCTGCTCTCACCGAGTGGTGGCGGGCTCAGGGCTGA
- a CDS encoding DUF6049 family protein: MAEAADSQGTHTSPARRWMRRTASVLLGVPLVTGLLAAPTVASPLTGTPEKAAVSSTVDVSLNSLAPSAPVEGDTLVVSGTLTNRGKETIDEAEVDLRVGPRLSGRSSIDSNAKRTGYLPGVDAEPLGDPYTLEVSSLRKGVSQDFSISVPVDKLPLDSAGVYQLAVSLTGQTSSSSYERVLGIQRTFLPWQPEESGAKSKLTFLWPLIASAHITAETASDEQQTPVFQDDELATELKPGGRLEQLVSLGSDLPVTWVIDPDLLASVDAMAGTYRVRSGDTTVPGTNQDLAKKWLDALQKAVNGDKIVALPFADPDLASIAHRGKNVSGTLSHLQTATEAATTTVETVLHTTPTTDFAWPVDGAIDPSIVDVATSAGAHKVIARSDSLEEIGNLLYTPTAARPIGGGTSAVVADYRLSTVFGGDMTGGERSTLAVQNFLSQTLALTKQDEEKERSIVVAPQRMPSAAQAQTMARALQALDDGRWTESLDLVAAAEVKPDAEATTKVPGSSAYPKKLRSQELPTQAFQDIRGIQDSLNSFQVILTQPERVVTPFGNAINRSMSTSWRGKPLEAQKYRDAVRTYLQGLVGQVNLIAKSDVTLSGRSATIPVTVQNQLVQGVDDLVLRLTSDNATRLKLNGGGAVAQQPVAIAGGHSQSVKFDADANVNGQVQVRARLFTQDGTPYGDEMTFTVKVSELTPTVLLVIAGGLLLLVLAGVRMYNHRKRAVASDTSDGGGGEPEQPSDPTPDTGPESGDPSGTGEKVDR; encoded by the coding sequence GTGGCCGAGGCGGCAGACTCTCAGGGGACACATACCTCTCCTGCTCGCCGGTGGATGAGGCGTACAGCGTCCGTGTTGCTGGGGGTGCCCCTGGTGACGGGTCTGCTGGCCGCGCCGACGGTGGCGTCCCCGCTCACCGGCACCCCGGAGAAGGCGGCTGTCTCCAGCACGGTCGATGTCTCACTGAACTCGCTCGCCCCCAGCGCACCTGTGGAGGGGGACACGCTGGTCGTCTCGGGCACCCTGACCAACAGGGGCAAAGAGACGATCGACGAGGCCGAGGTGGACCTCCGGGTCGGTCCGAGGCTCTCCGGGCGCTCATCGATCGACTCGAACGCCAAGCGGACCGGATATCTGCCGGGTGTCGACGCGGAACCTCTCGGCGATCCGTACACCCTTGAGGTGTCCTCGCTCCGCAAAGGCGTCAGCCAGGACTTCTCGATCTCCGTACCGGTCGACAAACTGCCGCTGGACTCCGCCGGCGTCTACCAGCTGGCCGTCTCCCTGACGGGACAGACGTCCAGCAGCTCCTACGAGCGTGTCCTCGGCATTCAGCGCACTTTCCTCCCCTGGCAGCCGGAGGAGAGCGGCGCCAAGTCCAAGCTCACCTTCCTCTGGCCCCTGATCGCCTCCGCGCACATCACGGCCGAGACCGCGTCGGACGAGCAGCAGACCCCGGTGTTCCAGGACGACGAGCTCGCCACCGAGCTGAAGCCCGGAGGCCGGCTGGAACAGCTCGTCTCCCTGGGCAGCGACCTGCCGGTGACCTGGGTGATCGATCCGGACCTGCTGGCGAGCGTCGACGCGATGGCGGGCACCTACCGGGTCAGGTCCGGCGACACCACCGTCCCGGGTACCAACCAGGACCTCGCGAAGAAGTGGCTCGACGCCCTGCAGAAGGCGGTGAACGGCGACAAGATCGTCGCCCTCCCGTTCGCCGACCCCGATCTCGCCTCCATCGCGCACCGGGGCAAGAACGTCTCGGGCACGCTCAGCCATCTGCAGACGGCCACCGAGGCGGCGACGACCACGGTGGAGACGGTCCTGCACACCACGCCCACCACCGACTTCGCGTGGCCCGTGGACGGCGCCATCGATCCGTCGATCGTCGACGTGGCCACCTCGGCCGGAGCCCACAAGGTGATCGCCCGCAGCGACAGCCTGGAGGAGATCGGCAACCTGCTGTACACCCCGACGGCGGCCCGGCCCATCGGGGGCGGTACCAGCGCCGTGGTGGCCGACTACCGTCTCTCCACCGTCTTCGGCGGTGACATGACCGGGGGCGAGCGCTCCACGCTCGCCGTACAGAACTTCCTCTCCCAGACCCTGGCTCTCACCAAGCAGGACGAGGAGAAGGAACGCAGCATCGTGGTCGCTCCTCAGCGGATGCCTTCCGCCGCCCAGGCGCAGACCATGGCCCGTGCCCTCCAGGCGCTGGACGACGGCCGCTGGACGGAGTCACTGGACCTGGTGGCGGCCGCGGAGGTGAAGCCGGACGCCGAAGCGACCACCAAGGTGCCCGGCTCGTCGGCGTATCCGAAGAAGCTGCGCAGCCAGGAGCTGCCCACTCAGGCGTTCCAGGACATCAGAGGCATCCAGGATTCGCTGAACAGCTTCCAGGTCATCCTGACCCAGCCCGAGCGCGTGGTGACCCCGTTCGGCAACGCCATCAACCGCTCCATGTCGACCTCCTGGCGAGGAAAGCCGCTGGAGGCGCAGAAGTACCGTGACGCGGTGCGGACGTATCTCCAGGGGCTCGTGGGCCAGGTGAACCTGATCGCCAAGTCGGACGTCACCCTCTCCGGCCGAAGCGCTACGATCCCGGTCACCGTGCAGAACCAGCTGGTGCAGGGGGTCGACGATCTGGTCCTCCGGCTGACCTCGGACAACGCCACCCGTCTCAAGCTCAACGGCGGAGGCGCGGTCGCGCAGCAACCGGTGGCGATCGCCGGCGGTCACAGCCAGTCGGTGAAGTTCGACGCGGACGCCAACGTCAACGGCCAGGTCCAGGTCAGAGCCCGTCTCTTCACCCAGGACGGAACCCCTTACGGCGACGAGATGACCTTCACCGTGAAGGTCTCCGAGCTGACGCCGACCGTTCTGCTGGTGATCGCGGGTGGCTTGCTGCTGCTGGTCCTCGCGGGTGTGAGGATGTACAACCACCGGAAGCGCGCCGTCGCAAGCGACACGTCGGACGGCGGCGGCGGCGAACCCGAGCAGCCGAGTGACCCGACGCCGGACACCGGGCCGGAAAGCGGGGACCCGTCCGGGACGGGTGAGAAAGTGGACCGTTGA
- the murJ gene encoding murein biosynthesis integral membrane protein MurJ produces MNAPYDGDRVHGAGGTGADRVPPETGPDGMTPADPYLQHAYDHDPYRARDLAAQDPVGEALYDRASHPPPPPGTYQEPQPLYQQPPAAQYPPDPRIWAQTPAPEPAGPSRHLPYGDDALTTQFVGVDDLVTRASDDEEEPDAFAHLFRDQEGANRGRHAGTPEPEPAKAPAPQKSGGRASGLLKSSALMAAGTLVSRLTGFVRSLVITAALGAAMLGDTFTIAYTLPTMIYILTVGGGLNSVFVPQLVRSMKDDEDGGEAYANRLLTLVMVALGLIVAAAVFAAPLLIRLMSLPIAREPAAYGVATTFARYCLPTIFFMGVHVVMGQILNARGKFGAMMWTPVLNNIVMITTFGLFIWVYGTSADSQMGVRTIPPEGVRLLGIGTLLGLTVQALAMIPYLRVAGFRFRPRFDWRGHGLGKTIKLAKWTVLFVLANQAGVLVVTQLATSAGKLSGQDGTGFLAYSNAQLIWGMPQAIITVSVMAALLPRIARAAHDNDPGAVRDDISQGLRNSAVAIVPVAFGFLALGLPMCTLLYGASGSEAARSMGFILMAFALGLIPYSVQYVVLRGFYAYEDTRTPFYNTVIVAAVNAAASVVCYIVLPSRWAVVGMAASYGLAYAVGVGVAWRRLRNRLGGDLDGSRVVRTYARLCMAAVPAALVGGAVGVALLELLGEGVFGSVVALICGGLLLLGIFFGAAKKMRIEEVNGLMGMVRGRLGR; encoded by the coding sequence ATGAACGCGCCGTACGACGGTGACCGCGTGCACGGCGCGGGCGGGACGGGCGCCGACCGCGTGCCCCCGGAGACGGGACCGGACGGGATGACACCGGCCGACCCGTACCTCCAGCACGCCTACGACCACGATCCCTACCGGGCGCGGGACCTCGCCGCCCAGGACCCGGTCGGAGAGGCCCTGTACGACCGGGCCTCCCACCCTCCGCCGCCCCCGGGCACGTATCAGGAGCCACAGCCGCTCTACCAGCAGCCTCCGGCGGCCCAGTACCCCCCGGACCCCCGGATCTGGGCTCAGACGCCCGCACCGGAGCCGGCAGGGCCCTCCCGGCACCTTCCCTACGGAGACGACGCCCTCACGACCCAGTTCGTGGGCGTCGACGATCTCGTCACCCGCGCATCGGACGACGAAGAGGAACCGGACGCGTTCGCCCATCTCTTCCGGGACCAGGAGGGCGCCAACCGTGGCCGGCACGCCGGCACGCCCGAGCCGGAGCCCGCGAAGGCACCCGCGCCGCAGAAGTCCGGAGGACGGGCCTCGGGGCTCCTCAAGTCCAGCGCCCTGATGGCCGCAGGAACACTCGTCTCACGGCTCACCGGATTCGTCCGGAGCCTGGTCATCACCGCGGCTCTCGGCGCCGCCATGCTCGGTGACACCTTCACCATCGCCTACACCCTGCCGACGATGATCTACATCCTCACCGTCGGCGGCGGCCTGAACTCCGTGTTCGTCCCCCAGCTCGTCCGCTCCATGAAGGACGACGAGGACGGCGGCGAGGCGTACGCCAACCGTCTGCTCACCCTGGTGATGGTCGCACTCGGCCTGATCGTGGCAGCGGCTGTATTCGCCGCGCCGCTCCTCATCCGGCTGATGTCGCTGCCCATCGCCAGAGAACCCGCCGCCTACGGCGTGGCCACCACCTTCGCGCGCTACTGCCTGCCGACGATCTTCTTCATGGGCGTGCACGTCGTGATGGGGCAGATCCTCAACGCGCGCGGCAAGTTCGGCGCGATGATGTGGACCCCGGTCCTCAACAACATCGTCATGATCACGACGTTCGGCCTGTTCATCTGGGTCTACGGCACCTCGGCCGATTCCCAGATGGGTGTGCGCACGATCCCGCCGGAGGGCGTGCGGCTGCTGGGCATCGGCACGCTGCTGGGGCTCACCGTGCAGGCGCTGGCCATGATCCCGTACCTGCGTGTAGCGGGTTTCCGGTTCCGTCCCCGCTTCGACTGGCGGGGCCACGGTCTCGGCAAGACGATCAAGCTGGCCAAGTGGACCGTGCTCTTCGTCCTCGCCAACCAGGCGGGCGTCCTGGTAGTCACCCAGCTCGCCACCTCTGCCGGAAAGCTCTCCGGCCAGGACGGCACCGGATTCCTCGCCTACTCCAACGCCCAGCTCATCTGGGGCATGCCGCAGGCCATCATCACCGTCTCCGTCATGGCCGCGCTGCTGCCCCGCATCGCCCGGGCCGCGCACGACAACGACCCCGGTGCGGTCCGCGACGACATCTCCCAGGGCCTGCGGAACTCGGCCGTCGCGATCGTGCCGGTAGCCTTCGGCTTCCTCGCGCTCGGTCTGCCGATGTGCACCCTGCTCTACGGGGCGAGCGGCTCCGAGGCTGCCCGGTCGATGGGCTTCATCCTGATGGCCTTCGCCCTGGGCCTCATCCCGTACTCCGTGCAGTACGTGGTGCTGCGCGGCTTCTACGCGTACGAGGACACCCGCACGCCCTTCTACAACACGGTGATCGTCGCGGCCGTCAACGCCGCCGCGTCCGTCGTCTGCTACATCGTCCTCCCGTCCCGCTGGGCGGTGGTCGGCATGGCGGCTTCCTACGGCCTCGCGTACGCGGTCGGGGTCGGCGTCGCCTGGCGCCGACTGCGCAACCGGCTCGGCGGCGATCTGGACGGCTCCCGTGTCGTCCGTACGTACGCCCGCCTCTGCATGGCGGCGGTCCCTGCCGCACTGGTCGGGGGGGCGGTGGGGGTCGCCCTGCTGGAACTTCTCGGCGAAGGTGTATTCGGATCGGTCGTCGCACTGATCTGCGGCGGTCTGCTCCTGCTCGGCATCTTCTTCGGTGCGGCCAAGAAGATGCGGATCGAAGAGGTGAACGGCCTGATGGGTATGGTCCGGGGACGGCTCGGCCGCTGA
- a CDS encoding protein kinase family protein, translating into MAERSTAAVDVADNSGDEPLAAKADEATTDGTAEAENAAGESPDGVEDKDAGSPAELPAPDLHSGHKLAKRYRLEECVTRLDGFSSWRAMDEKLRRAVGVHLLTANHPRARPVLAAARSSALLGDPRFVQVLDAVEEGDFVYVVHEWLPDAVELTALLAAGPMEPHDAYQLVVQLSQAMAAAHREGLAHLRLTPGAVLRSSTGQYRIRGLAVDAALRGITAERPLRTDTEAIGALLYAALTQRWPYENDAYGLAGLPKGMGLIAPDQVRAGVHRGLSELAMRALANDGATASRQEPPCTTPDELAKAVAAMPRILPPEPTFTAPPEYQRTTYQQGTYGRPSAQAAPNAMPVPPAPLQSRTGRALKWAVSALLIAALGLGSWQLAETLLDNKKTEETDTTRTKDSGSTDKNALVSGRPLAIVGSHDFDPLGSDGGEKPEAVKNAYDGDASTYWSTQSYYSEKFGRLKTGVGVVLDLGKVQQVGSVDVSFLDGTTSVELRTSEDAAAPSMPDGFTKVAGGSGTDVTLKPEHPVQARYLLVWLTKLPGSGEQYRGKISEIKVTS; encoded by the coding sequence GTGGCGGAACGTAGCACGGCCGCCGTCGACGTGGCCGACAACAGCGGCGACGAGCCGTTGGCCGCCAAGGCGGACGAGGCCACGACCGACGGGACGGCTGAAGCCGAGAACGCGGCGGGCGAGAGCCCGGACGGCGTGGAAGACAAGGACGCCGGTTCCCCCGCGGAACTGCCGGCACCCGACCTGCACAGCGGCCACAAACTGGCCAAGCGCTACCGGCTCGAAGAGTGCGTCACCCGGCTGGACGGTTTCAGCAGCTGGCGCGCGATGGACGAGAAGCTGCGACGCGCGGTGGGTGTCCACCTGCTCACCGCCAACCATCCGCGCGCCCGGCCCGTCCTGGCCGCGGCCCGCTCCTCGGCGCTGCTGGGCGACCCGCGCTTCGTGCAGGTACTGGACGCGGTGGAGGAGGGCGACTTCGTCTACGTCGTCCACGAGTGGCTCCCGGACGCCGTCGAACTCACCGCGCTGCTCGCAGCGGGGCCCATGGAGCCTCACGACGCGTACCAGCTCGTGGTCCAGCTCTCCCAGGCCATGGCTGCCGCGCACCGGGAGGGCCTCGCCCACCTGCGCCTGACACCCGGTGCCGTCCTGCGCAGCTCCACGGGGCAGTACCGCATCCGCGGCCTCGCCGTGGACGCCGCTCTGCGCGGCATCACGGCCGAGCGCCCGTTGCGGACGGACACCGAGGCGATCGGCGCCCTGCTGTACGCGGCGCTGACCCAACGGTGGCCCTACGAGAACGACGCCTACGGGCTCGCCGGCCTGCCCAAGGGGATGGGTCTCATCGCCCCGGACCAGGTCCGGGCCGGGGTTCACCGCGGTCTCTCCGAGCTCGCCATGCGTGCTCTCGCCAACGACGGCGCCACGGCCTCGCGGCAGGAACCGCCCTGCACCACCCCCGACGAGCTGGCCAAGGCCGTCGCAGCGATGCCTCGCATCCTGCCGCCCGAGCCGACCTTCACCGCTCCGCCCGAGTACCAGCGGACCACCTACCAGCAGGGAACCTACGGGCGGCCCTCCGCGCAGGCGGCGCCGAACGCCATGCCCGTGCCTCCGGCCCCGCTCCAGAGCCGCACCGGCAGGGCGCTGAAATGGGCCGTCTCCGCCCTGCTCATCGCCGCCCTCGGCCTCGGCAGCTGGCAGCTCGCCGAGACGCTCTTGGACAACAAGAAGACCGAGGAGACGGACACCACCCGCACGAAGGACAGCGGCAGCACGGACAAGAACGCTCTCGTCTCCGGCCGGCCCCTCGCCATCGTCGGCAGCCACGATTTCGACCCCCTCGGAAGCGATGGCGGCGAGAAGCCCGAGGCGGTGAAGAACGCCTACGACGGCGACGCCAGCACCTACTGGTCCACCCAGAGCTACTACTCCGAGAAGTTCGGCCGCCTCAAAACAGGCGTCGGAGTCGTTCTCGATCTCGGCAAGGTGCAGCAGGTCGGATCCGTGGACGTCTCCTTCCTCGACGGCACCACCTCGGTCGAACTGCGGACCTCGGAAGACGCGGCCGCACCCTCCATGCCCGACGGCTTCACCAAGGTGGCCGGAGGCTCGGGAACGGACGTGACGCTCAAGCCCGAACACCCCGTCCAGGCGCGGTACCTCCTCGTCTGGCTCACCAAGCTGCCCGGCAGCGGCGAGCAGTACCGGGGCAAGATCTCCGAGATCAAAGTCACCAGCTGA
- the sigM gene encoding RNA polymerase sigma factor SigM, whose protein sequence is MDDASFADTSDQELLAQHVAGEPQAFGELVRRHRDRLWAVALRTLGDREEAADAVQDALVSAFRSAHTFRGQSAVTTWLHRITVNACLDRARKAASRRTSPVDTVERLDQLLEPHESAEAPAERQDLHRELLAALATLPPDQRAALILVDMHGYPVAEAALVLDVPSGTVKSRCARGRARLLPLLGHLRGRDAEDDPPKGKGPPGSERNLSRSPSVPRASGPGDTGAHNPAAVQGGGGHA, encoded by the coding sequence TTGGACGACGCCAGTTTCGCCGACACCAGTGACCAGGAGCTTCTGGCACAGCACGTGGCGGGCGAGCCGCAAGCCTTCGGTGAGTTGGTGCGGCGCCACAGGGACCGCTTATGGGCCGTGGCACTGCGCACTCTGGGGGACCGGGAGGAAGCGGCCGACGCGGTCCAGGACGCCCTCGTCTCCGCGTTCCGGTCCGCCCACACCTTCAGGGGTCAGTCCGCGGTCACCACCTGGCTGCACCGGATCACGGTGAACGCCTGCCTCGACCGGGCACGCAAGGCCGCCTCACGCAGAACCTCCCCGGTGGACACCGTGGAGCGCCTCGATCAGCTGTTGGAGCCGCACGAGTCGGCCGAGGCTCCCGCAGAACGACAGGATCTGCACCGTGAGCTGCTGGCCGCGCTCGCGACACTCCCTCCCGATCAGCGGGCCGCGCTGATCCTCGTGGACATGCATGGATATCCGGTGGCCGAGGCGGCCCTGGTCCTCGATGTACCGAGCGGCACGGTGAAGAGCCGATGCGCCCGGGGCCGGGCGAGGCTTCTGCCTCTGCTGGGTCATCTGCGCGGCCGTGACGCCGAGGATGACCCGCCGAAGGGCAAGGGCCCACCGGGTTCCGAACGGAACCTGTCGCGGAGTCCATCCGTCCCACGAGCATCGGGGCCGGGGGACACGGGAGCGCACAATCCTGCCGCAGTGCAGGGCGGAGGCGGACACGCATGA